From one Silurus meridionalis isolate SWU-2019-XX chromosome 23, ASM1480568v1, whole genome shotgun sequence genomic stretch:
- the susd6 gene encoding sushi domain-containing protein 6, which yields MCDGMATRSHALVIVALQLLVFLTALPAGQASGCSRPSAVLHGRGNLTETNRGFFPAGTVLQYSCDSGYTLSGESVITCTAPGRWSSATPHCLKNDVCRPPSEPENGGYMCHPSPCPRLIEGTVIEYFCDEGYTLKGYRYHTCRNGDWDSAAPIICHLGQGKEERSTLGMPALSIVASTASSVALILLLVVLFVLLQPKLKSFHHSRREQGVCGQAGSMVVEGVQVSLPSYEEAVYGSGGAAAPPPESRVNIVLSEGPQTEPPASELGQSRPEHSLPSTSASASSRSCHAETVLVHQDPSSSSPSPSSSSTTWVSEQRGAAAARRPSSTSSDQRSLLSLTSVEEYGDDIPLLKEA from the exons GTTGCTCCAGGCCATCAGCAGTGCTTCATGGTCGAGGAAACCTCACGGAGACGAACCGCGGCTTCTTCCCCGCAGGCACAGTGCTGCAGTACAGCTGCGATTCAGGATACACACTGAGCGGCGAAAGCGTCATCACATGCACCGCACCGGGACGCTGGTCCTCCGCCACTCCACACTGCCTCAAAAACGATG TGTGTCGTCCTCCCAGTGAGCCGGAGAATGGGGGTTATATGTGCCACCCCTCCCCTTGCCCCAGACTGATTGAAGGCACAGTGATCGAGTATTTTTGTGATGAAGGCTACACGCTGAAGGGATACAGGTACCACACATGCAGGAACGGAGACTGGGACTCGGCAGCACCCATCATCTGTCACCTGGGACAAG GAAAGGAAGAGCGCTCTACTCTGGGTATGCCAGCTCTCTCGATTGTGGCCTCCACTGCCAGCTCTGTGGCTCTCATCCTGCTGCTGGTTGTCCTCTTTGTCCTTCTGCAGCCCAAACTCAAATCCTTCCATCACAGCAG GCGTGAGCAGGGTGTATGTGGTCAGGCCGGCTCTATGGTTGTTGAAGGAGTTCAGGTCTCCCTTCCATCCTACGAGGAGGCGGTGTACGGCAGCGGTGGAGCAGCAGCTCCTCCCCCGGAGTCTCGAGTAAACATTGTGCTCTCCGAGGGGCCACAGACTGAACCTCCAGCTTCAGAGCTCGGCCAATCCAGACCCGAGCACAGTCTCCCCTCCACCTCCGCCTCTGCCTCCTCACGCTCCTGTCACGCCGAGACAGTGCTCGTTCACCAGGacccctcttcctcctctccgtccccctcctcttcctccaccacCTGGGTGTCGGAGCAGCGCGGGGCTGCGGCGGCGCGTAGGCCGAGCAGCACGAGCAGTGACCAGCGCAGCCTGCTCTCCCTCACCTCCGTAGAGGAATATGGAGACG ATATTCCTCTGCTAAAGGAGGCCTGA
- the LOC124377009 gene encoding sodium/bile acid cotransporter-like yields the protein MTHGSKRLSRVRIIEKLSLNMKLAFAFFNRTANVSYDYWSQKNVSYDVSNNSTFTENLNTAANWVSIIILCDTMVALGCTMNVSKIKAHIVKPKGVAIAILAQFGVMPLTAFSLAKLFRLGTSEAMAVLVCGCSPGGVLSNVLAYAFRGDMNLSIVMTTCSTLAALGMMPLLLFIYCHGFSDPTAVPYGNLTLALVLTLLPCALGIYINHRVPQYSKLVTRIGLVVMLVCLIVFAVLVGILLGQEMMTVTEPRLLATGALMPLIGYGLGYALSLFFFRFDGPCRRTVAIETGCQNIPLCYTILKVAFEPEFIGPYFLFPFLYFFFQVPEALIFIVLFRWHTRQKPPDAAPANHHQDL from the exons ATGACACACGGATCCAAGCGGCTCAGCCGAGTGCGAATCATCGAG AAACTCTCGCTGAATATGAAGCTCGCCTTTGCCTTCTTCAACCGAACTGCGAACGTTTCCTATGATTACTGGAGCCAGAAAAACGTTTCCTATGACGTCTCAAACAACTCCACATTTACTGAGAATCTGAATACGGCTGCTAACTGGGTCAGCATCATCATCCTGTGTGACACCATGGTCGCTCTCGGGTGCACCATGAACGTGTCCAAGATAAAAGCCCACATCGTGAAGCCCAAAGGGGTGGCGATCGCCATCCTGGCTCAGTTCGGGGTGATGCCCCTCACCGCCTTCTCTCTGGCTAAACTGTTCCGGCTCGGCACCAGCGAGGCCATGGCGGTCCTGGTTTGTGGCTGCTCTCCAGGAGGAGTGCTGTCCAATGTCCTGGCCTATGCCTTCAGGGGAGATATGAATCTCAG CATTGTGATGACCACCTGCTCCACACTGGCAGCGCTTGGAATGATGCCCCTTCTTCTCTTCATTTACTGCCATGGGTTCTCCGACCCCACTGCTGTCCCCTATGGGAATCTTACCCTGGCCTTGGTCTTGACTTTGCTGCCCTGCGCCCTCGGCATCTACATTAATCACCGAGTACCGCAGTACTCCAAACTCGTCACCAGG ATCGGACTGGTCGTAATGCTGGTCTGTTTGATCGTGTTTGCTGTTCTGGTTGGGATTTTATTAGGCCAGGAGATGATGACAGTCACAGAACCTCGGCTCCTGGCCACTGGAGCACTGATGCCACTGATCGGATACGGACTCGGCTACGCGCTATCGCTCTTCTTCTTCAGGTTCGACGGACC GTGTAGGAGGACTGTCGCTATAGAAACAGGTTGCCAGAACATCCCCCTCTGCTACACGATCCTGAAAGTAGCTTTCGAGCCGGAATTCATCGGGCCGTATTTCCTTTTTCCGTTTCTCTACTTTTTCTTCCAAGTTCCTGAGGCGCTGATTTTCATTGTCCTCTTCCGATGGCACACCAGGCAGAAACCCCCTGATGCAGCGCCGGCGAATCATCATCAAGACCTCTGA
- the LOC124376997 gene encoding sodium/bile acid cotransporter-like has translation MNFTTNQTGLHSYDLGQNNFTNATLSDISFSPVMDQVINVFCIIILFDTMVALGCTMKFSEIKNHIKKPKAVVISFVVQFGVMPLTAFSLAKLFQLGPSAAMAVLVCGCCPGGMLSNVLAFAVKGDMNLSIVMTTCSTLGALGMIPLLLFIYLHGLPNLSAVPYVRIALTLIFMLLPCFVGIYISYRFPQKSKLVLKIGLGVMMVSCIVLGSLLGVYLGPVIWVVTEPRILATGALMPFIGYVLGYMLSFLFSFDEPCRRTVAIETGCQNLHLCTTILEVAFEREVIGPYTLFPFVYFFFQVVEVLAFIVIYRCHKKPAYKLATNQSSGDL, from the exons ATGAATTTCACCACTAACCAAACTGGTCTTCATTCCTATGATCTGGGCCAAAATAACTTCACTAATGCCACGTTGTCGGACATCTCGTTTTCTCCCGTTATGGATCAGGTCATTAATGTATTCTGCATCATCATCCTGTTTGACACTATGGTTGCTCTAGGCTGCACGATGAAATTCTCGGAGATAAAGAACCATATCAAAAAGCCCAAAGCTGTAGTGATCTCTTTTGTGGTTCAGTTTGGAGTGATGCCTCTTACAGCCTTCTCTCTGGCTAAACTCTTTCAACTCGGTCCCAGTGCAGCCATGGCGGTGCTGGTTTGTGGCTGCTGTCCAGGAGGAATGCTTTCCAACGTCCTGGCCTTTGCTGTTAAAGGGGACATGAACCTCAG CATTGTGATGACAACCTGCTCCACACTGGGGGCGCTGGGTATGATACCCCTTCTGCTCTTCATTTACCTCCATGGCTTACCCAACCTGAGTGCCGTGCCTTACGTTCGCATCGCCCTGACCTTAATCTTCATGTTGCTGCCCTGCTTTGTTGGCATCTACATCAGCTATCGCTTTCCACAGAAATCCAAACTTGTCCTCAAG atCGGACTGGGAGTAATGATGGTCAGTTGTATTGTCTTAGGCAGTCTGCTCGGCGTTTACTTAGGACCGGTCATCTGGGTGGTGACAGAACCTCGAATTCTGGCTACAGGAGCACTAATGCCATTTATTGGATATGTGCTTGGCTATatgttgtcttttcttttcagtttcgATGAACC CTGTAGGAGgactgttgctatagaaaccggTTGCCAAAACCTCCATCTCTGCACCACCATCCTTGAGGTAGCCTTCGAGCGAGAGGTCATCGGCCCATACACCCTCTTCCCATTTGTCTACTTTTTCTTTCAAGTCGTTGAGGTTTTGGCTTTCATCGTGATCTACAGATGCCACAAGAAACCTGCGTATAAACTTGCAACGAATCAAAGCTCTGGTGACctttaa